The sequence TCTGACGATTAATTGAAGGTGTTTTTAGCTGAAAAAGGTTAATAAATAATCACTATAATGTTAAAAAATGTTACCTTATGCACATTTTTTAATTTTAGATATTATAAATTAATTTTAATGTAAGTTATTTGTAAGTGTATTGTTTGTTTTTATTTTATTGTTTTTTAAGGTAAAAAATATTTTATTTAACCACTTTATTCTGATGTTTATCTTAAATAAAGCATTTATAAATAGGATTAACAGATAGTCATAATAAAAAGGGTTGTGTACTGTGCATTTTCTGTTTTTTTATAAAAAGGATAAATGATGCAAACAAAAAAACAGGGAGGCAGTCGCTTTCTACGCACAGTGGAATGGCTAGGAAATGCGCTACCCCATCCCGTTATTTTATTTATTATTTTAATTGCTATTTTACTTGTCTCTTCGGCAGTTGGTGAATACTTCGGTGTTACTGTACAAGATCCACGACCAGAAGGCGCTAAAGGGCGTGCAGAAGATGGCTATATCCATATTATTAGTTTGTTAGATGCGGAAGGTATTCGCCGTATATTAGCCAATATCGTCACAAACTTTACTGGGTTCGCGCCTTTAGGTACGGTATTGGTGGCGTTATTAGGTGTTGGTATTGCTGAACGTGCGGGTTTATTATCTGCGGTTATGCGTTTAGTGGTAATGAAAGCACCTCGCAAAATGACGACATTGGCGATTGTCTTTGCGGGGATTATGTCAAATACCGCGGCTGAATTAGGTTATGTGGTATTGATACCATTATCAGCGATTATCTTTCATTCGTTAGGTCGGCATCCTCTTGCGGGTTTAGCGGCTGCATTTGCAGGGGTTTCTGGCGGTTATTCTGCTAACTTACTCTTGGGGACGATAGATCCGTTATTATCGGGTATTACGCAGCAAGCAGCGCGCATTATAGATCCTACTTATATCGTTGGTGCTGAAGCAAACTGGTACTTTATGTTTGTCAGTACATTCCTTATTACTTTCTTAGGTTACTTCATTACAGAAAAAATCGTAGAGCCTCAACTAGGGCCTTATAACGGTAACGAACTTGATGATGAAGAAAATGATTTAAAGAATGCTGCTGAAGTTACGCCATTAGAAAAGAAAGCATTATGGGCTGCAACAGGAACTTTTGTTGTGATGGGCGTGATATTGGCGCTAACGGTTGTTCCTGAAAATGGCATATTGAGAAACCAAGAAACTGGGCTAATTGGTAATTCTCCTTTCTTAAAATCTATTGTTGTCTTTATTTTCTTATTCTTTGCTATTCCAGGGATTGTTTATGGATGGATTGCTAAGACAATGCGTACCGATAAAGATATCGTTGATGCCATGGCGAATTCGATGAGCACACTAGGGCTCTATTTAGTGATTATTTTCTTTGCCGCTCAGTTTGTTGCATTCTTTGGTTGGACAAATATCGGTCAGGTTATTGCTGTTAAAGGTGCTGCACTACTTAATAGCATTGATATGCCAAGTGGATTACTGTTCTTAGGCTTTATTTTAATCTGTGCTTTTATTAACTTAATGATTGGCTCAGCATCAGCACAATGGGCGGTTACAGCACCTATCTTTGTACCGATGTTAATGCTTGCGGGTTATGCGCCAGAGACAATCCAAGCAGCATATCGAATAGGAGATTCTGTTACTAATATCATTACACCAATGATGAGTTATTTTGGTTTGATATTAGCAGTCGCAACCAAATATAAGAAAGACACAGGGATTGGTACCATGATCTCTATGATGTTGCCATATTCCGTTATTTTCTTAATTGGTTGGTCATTATTATTCTACTTGTGGGTATTTGTATTCAACTTACCAGTGGGACCAGGTTCACCAACGTATTATTCTCCAACAGCAGGTTAATTTCTGCGATGAAAGAAGCTTATACAGGGATGTATAGGCTTTTTCTGTTTTGATATTTCATTATTTTTGTTCGGTTTCTTTTTTGTGATTTGCCAATTTCTCTGTCAGTTGTGTGCCATAGTCCGCATGTAAAAATTGGGTATCTAAACCAGCCTGTTGTAATTTCAACTCAAGTAATGCCAAGCGCTTTTGCAGTGTTCCATCCTCTATTCCTGTTTCATTTAATGTACTTAAGATCTCAGCGAGAGATAAGGCTTCTTTTCTATCTTGCATTTCAGGGGGCAAAAAACCCGCATTCTTTAATAAGTGATAGCTTGCTGTGACTGCTCCCCGCCGTAAATGGCGAGGCTTCCCACTTCTCAGACCGCAACCCTCTGTACGACGGATTTACGCGGGTCTCCATGGGCTGAAACGACGAGTCCCGCCGCTTGTAATTCCAATATGCCCTTGTGTCGGATATTGATTGCCGCATTGATATCTCGGTCATGTTCAACTCCACATTCAGGGCATTGCCAGATACGCTTATGTAGTGGCATTTCTGACATTTTATGACCGCAACAATGACAGGTTTTCGAACTGGCAAACCATTGATCCAGTTTTACCAGATGGACGCCTTTTTCTGCGGCTTTATATTCCAGCTTTGTGATAAAACCATGCCAGCCTGCATCACCGATAGCGCGAGCCAGACAGTGGTTTTTCATCATATTCGCCGATTTCAGTGTCTCTACAATTACCGCTTGGTTTTCGTCAACAATTGCACGAGAGAGTTTGTGTTGAAAATCAGCACGGGCATTGGCTACCCGTTCGTGTACACCTGCAAGCTGTATTCGGGCTTTACGGCGATTAGCACTCCCTTTTTGCTTGCGAGATAAGGCTTTTTGTTTTCGACGTAGGTGACGGCTGGCATTGATAAGGTGGCGCGGATTAGCAATCTTATTGCCGTCTGATTTGATGGCGTAATGACTTAGCCCCACATCAAGCCCCGTGATATTTGATATCAATGTTGGCTTTGCCGGTGCTTCTACCCCGTCATCACAGAGTAGTGACGCATAGTATTTTCCGGTTGCGCTGCGACTCAGTGTGATACTTTTCAGCGCCCCCGTAATTTCACGATGTAAACGCGCTTCAATCGGTGCGATTTTCGGGATTTTTATCGCGCCATCAATGACTTTGATCCCGACACAATGATAGCTAGATTGTCTGCCATGCTTACTTTTAAACGTGGGAAAACGGGCTTTTAGTTTCGGATTAAAAAAGTTGGAGAAAGCCACGTCAAGGTTAATCACCGCCTGCTGCAATGCAATTGAATCATATTCTTTAAGCCACCCATATCTGCGGGATTTTTTCGCCACTGCAAGCAGCGGTTTAAGGTCTTTACGCGGGTTTAAATTTACGCCGTGCCGCTGGTAAGCGTCTTTCTTGATGTGCAGCGCTTTGTTGTACGCAAAACGAACCGCACCGAACTGAGCGTTGAGATATTCAGCCTGTTCTGGTGTAGGGTAGATGCGTACTTTTGTTGCTCTTAACATCATCAGCGCTCATTGATATAATGTTTTTATTTTAACATGTTAGGGAAATATATCAATTGAGTAATCATAATGATTTACTGGCGGAATTCCTCAGAAAGCGGCACAGTGTCAGTAAACTGGTCGTGCATCTGATCTTTACGACAAAGTATCGACGTAAGCTATTTGACGGACAGATGCTCGCTCAACTGCGTGATGCATTTGACTCCGCTGCGGCAAAACTTGAATGCGAAATTATTGAGATGGACGGAGAGCCTGACCATGTGCATCTGCTGGTTGCTTACCCGCCAAAACTGGCGGTCAGTGTGATGGTCAACAATCTGAAATCAGTATCGTCGCGCCTGCTGCGCCAGCAAAACACACATTTACGGACGCAAAGTAAAACGGGACTTTTGTGGTCAAGGTCGTACTTTGTCTGTAGCTCCGGAGGGGCAACGATTGAAACACTCAGAGCCTACGTTCAGAGCCAGTCAACGCTTGATTGATCTTTAAAGCCCTGCGGCCTTTTCGCCTTATATCCCCGCCCGCACTGGGCGAGGGTTTACGGCGTTTTTCGCTAAGCGACTCTGGAACATGACTATTATCATCAAGGATCAATGGTTTTCCTTCACCTTTAAGTGATGAAAGCTCCCCTTTTTGTAATGCTTTTTCAATATAAACCTCTTTTTACAATAACTAACACAATAGAAAAGATCACCTCAGATTAAATTGACTTGCTTAGATTACACCATTTGATATTATATTTTTATATTATATAAAAACATATATTATAAGGGGTTGAATATGAGCAAGTACAAAGAAATAGTAACAGACATTGCAGGTAACATGGGGGCATTGTCTCAAAATATTCCAGAAGTCATGAAAGCTTTTATGAGCACGACAAAAGCGGGTGGTAAAGGCGGTGCTTTAGATGCAAAAACCAAAGAATTGATCGCCATTGCAATTGCTGTCGTAAATCGTTGTGATGGTTGTATTGGATTTCATACAAAAACACTTGTGGAGCTTGGTACAACAGAACAGGAACTTGCTGAAGCATTAGGTGTTGCTATTTATATGGGCGGTGGCCCTGCAGTTATGTATGCATCCAACACGATGGGGGCTTTTAAAGAGTTCAGTAAATAAGATTTTTATCATCATATAATTAAACCAAGTAATCAAAAACCAGAATTAGTTCCTTCTGGTTTTTTTATTTATATGC comes from Proteus vulgaris and encodes:
- a CDS encoding AbgT family transporter yields the protein MQTKKQGGSRFLRTVEWLGNALPHPVILFIILIAILLVSSAVGEYFGVTVQDPRPEGAKGRAEDGYIHIISLLDAEGIRRILANIVTNFTGFAPLGTVLVALLGVGIAERAGLLSAVMRLVVMKAPRKMTTLAIVFAGIMSNTAAELGYVVLIPLSAIIFHSLGRHPLAGLAAAFAGVSGGYSANLLLGTIDPLLSGITQQAARIIDPTYIVGAEANWYFMFVSTFLITFLGYFITEKIVEPQLGPYNGNELDDEENDLKNAAEVTPLEKKALWAATGTFVVMGVILALTVVPENGILRNQETGLIGNSPFLKSIVVFIFLFFAIPGIVYGWIAKTMRTDKDIVDAMANSMSTLGLYLVIIFFAAQFVAFFGWTNIGQVIAVKGAALLNSIDMPSGLLFLGFILICAFINLMIGSASAQWAVTAPIFVPMLMLAGYAPETIQAAYRIGDSVTNIITPMMSYFGLILAVATKYKKDTGIGTMISMMLPYSVIFLIGWSLLFYLWVFVFNLPVGPGSPTYYSPTAG
- a CDS encoding RNA-guided endonuclease TnpB family protein, with product MLRATKVRIYPTPEQAEYLNAQFGAVRFAYNKALHIKKDAYQRHGVNLNPRKDLKPLLAVAKKSRRYGWLKEYDSIALQQAVINLDVAFSNFFNPKLKARFPTFKSKHGRQSSYHCVGIKVIDGAIKIPKIAPIEARLHREITGALKSITLSRSATGKYYASLLCDDGVEAPAKPTLISNITGLDVGLSHYAIKSDGNKIANPRHLINASRHLRRKQKALSRKQKGSANRRKARIQLAGVHERVANARADFQHKLSRAIVDENQAVIVETLKSANMMKNHCLARAIGDAGWHGFITKLEYKAAEKGVHLVKLDQWFASSKTCHCCGHKMSEMPLHKRIWQCPECGVEHDRDINAAINIRHKGILELQAAGLVVSAHGDPRKSVVQRVAV
- the tnpA gene encoding IS200/IS605 family transposase, translating into MSNHNDLLAEFLRKRHSVSKLVVHLIFTTKYRRKLFDGQMLAQLRDAFDSAAAKLECEIIEMDGEPDHVHLLVAYPPKLAVSVMVNNLKSVSSRLLRQQNTHLRTQSKTGLLWSRSYFVCSSGGATIETLRAYVQSQSTLD
- a CDS encoding carboxymuconolactone decarboxylase family protein yields the protein MSKYKEIVTDIAGNMGALSQNIPEVMKAFMSTTKAGGKGGALDAKTKELIAIAIAVVNRCDGCIGFHTKTLVELGTTEQELAEALGVAIYMGGGPAVMYASNTMGAFKEFSK